A single genomic interval of Armigeres subalbatus isolate Guangzhou_Male chromosome 1, GZ_Asu_2, whole genome shotgun sequence harbors:
- the LOC134205183 gene encoding sodium/hydrogen exchanger 9B2 isoform X2, translated as MKKLSPPRIYITSVDEPANHQPSTEVAFPVEQFSYSAAGQQQQRPIPSIDLAMSLNKHQQLAHASHDPEETQQINASLHGMGNGLEGQQDGEHAQKRSGKSSFVRNWPIVSQPLALLAIFALLWGIAFSVLPRTLTEPNTPFMRLWFLFVGAQISGILVSLTGLPDMLGMLFWGVLYTNVGWADFQGLQKLEVFCREMALINIMLLAGLGLDYDSLKKLFRFIMQLTVIPTVAEVVAIAVLSKYLLDLPWMWGVLLGLVVTAISPNVVVTVLLRLKEERLGMNKGIHTLIIAMTSCNDVLAIFLFGVILGLIFSTGNLTSQILQGPIGIIIGLVFGGGCGAVLLYIPSYQAKYTNGLRFTFTILAGTLSVVGSKLIGYPSAGALGCIMTAFVAGTGWKKRIDYDTNEVGMYLDLLWKFLKPVSFSLIGKEVNFSVLEGSTVLYGTITLLVAVSFRLIFSYASTLGSDLNWKEKAYVTLSGFPKATVQAALGPAALDLARSLNATGDIQKAQTVLIVTVLAIIFTAPLGALLMIKLAPKWLKKEHPENNDV; from the exons ATGAAAAAGTTGAGCCCTCCAAGAA TTTACATCACGTCAGTGGACGAGCCCGCCAATCATCAGCCTTCAACGGAAGTAGCCTTCCCGGTGGAACAATTCTCGTATTCGGCAGCCGGACAGCAGCAGCAACGGCCAATTCCTTCCATAGATCTGGCCATGTCTTTGAATAAACATCAACAGCTTGCCCATGCGAGCCACGACCCAGAGGAGACTCAGCAGATAAACGCGTCGTTGCACGGCATGGGTAATGGATTGGAAGGACAACAGGATGGTGAACACGCGCAAAA GCGCTCGGGTAAATCTTCGTTCGTTCGGAATTGGCCCATTGTTTCACAGCCGCTTGCTTTGCTGGCAATATTCGCCCTGCTTTGGGGAATTGCGTTCTCGGTGCTACCGAGAACACTCACCGAGCCGAACACACCGTTTATGAGGCTGTGGTTTCTCTTCGTCGGAGCACAAATCAGCGGCATACTGGTTTCGCTGACTGGGCTGCCCGATATGCTGGGAATGCTGTTCTGGGGAGTTCTCTATACCAACGTTGGCTGGGCGGACTTCCAAGGATTGCAGAAACTGGAAGTATTTTGCAG AGAAATGGCACTCATCAACATAATGCTTTTGGCAGGTCTAGGCTTGGACTACGATTCACTGAAGAAACTCTTCCGTTTCATTATGCAACTCACCGTGATCCCGACAGTGGCTGAAGTGGTTGCAATCGCCGTGCTGTCCAAATACCTGCTAGATTTGCCCTGGATGTGGGGCGTTCTTTTGGG CTTGGTAGTGACTGCAATCTCACCGAACGTTGTCGTCACCGTGTTGCTGCGCCTGAAGGAGGAACGTCTCGGCATGAATAAAGGAATTCACACATTAATCATCGCTATGACAAGCTGTAATGATGTTCTAGCAATTTTCCTATTTGGCGTCATTTTGGGGCTGATATTTTCCACTG GTAACCTCACGAGTCAGATACTCCAGGGGCCAATCGGTATCATAATTGGTCTAGTCTTTGGCGGTGGATGTGGTGCTGTCTTACTCTATATTCCTTCCTATCAGGCG AAATACACCAACGGGCTGCGCTTCACGTTTACGATCCTCGCTGGGACACTGTCGGTAGTCGGCAGCAAACTGATTGGATATCCCTCGGCAGGAGCTCTCGGGTGCATTATGACGGCATTCGTTGCCGGGACGGGCTGGAAGAAGCGCATTGATTACGACACCAACGAAGTCGGAATGTATTTGGATTTGCTGTGGAAGTTTCTGAAGCCGGTTTCTTTCTCGTTAATTGGAAAAGAAGTCAACTTTTCGGTGCTTGAGGGCAGCACTGTGCTGTATGGCACTATAACTTTGCTGGTTGCAGTATCG TTCCGTCTCATATTCTCGTACGCATCAACGTTAGGCAGCGATCTAAACTGGAAGGAAAAGGCCTACGTAACATTATCGGGTTTCCCGAAGGCTACCGTTCAGGCGGCCTTGGGTCCAGCTGCACTCGACTTGGCCCGCAGTTTAAACGCAACCGGCGATATACAGAAGGCTCAGACAGTACTGATCGTAACAGTTCTTGCAATCATTTTCACTGCTCCATTAGGTGCACTCTTGATGATAAAACTGGCACCAAAATGGCTGAAGAAGGAACACCCCGAAAATAACGACGTTTGA
- the LOC134205183 gene encoding sodium/hydrogen exchanger 9B2 isoform X3, which yields MKNRKVYITSVDEPANHQPSTEVAFPVEQFSYSAAGQQQQRPIPSIDLAMSLNKHQQLAHASHDPEETQQINASLHGMGNGLEGQQDGEHAQKRSGKSSFVRNWPIVSQPLALLAIFALLWGIAFSVLPRTLTEPNTPFMRLWFLFVGAQISGILVSLTGLPDMLGMLFWGVLYTNVGWADFQGLQKLEVFCREMALINIMLLAGLGLDYDSLKKLFRFIMQLTVIPTVAEVVAIAVLSKYLLDLPWMWGVLLGLVVTAISPNVVVTVLLRLKEERLGMNKGIHTLIIAMTSCNDVLAIFLFGVILGLIFSTGNLTSQILQGPIGIIIGLVFGGGCGAVLLYIPSYQAKYTNGLRFTFTILAGTLSVVGSKLIGYPSAGALGCIMTAFVAGTGWKKRIDYDTNEVGMYLDLLWKFLKPVSFSLIGKEVNFSVLEGSTVLYGTITLLVAVSFRLIFSYASTLGSDLNWKEKAYVTLSGFPKATVQAALGPAALDLARSLNATGDIQKAQTVLIVTVLAIIFTAPLGALLMIKLAPKWLKKEHPENNDV from the exons atgaagaatcgaaaAG TTTACATCACGTCAGTGGACGAGCCCGCCAATCATCAGCCTTCAACGGAAGTAGCCTTCCCGGTGGAACAATTCTCGTATTCGGCAGCCGGACAGCAGCAGCAACGGCCAATTCCTTCCATAGATCTGGCCATGTCTTTGAATAAACATCAACAGCTTGCCCATGCGAGCCACGACCCAGAGGAGACTCAGCAGATAAACGCGTCGTTGCACGGCATGGGTAATGGATTGGAAGGACAACAGGATGGTGAACACGCGCAAAA GCGCTCGGGTAAATCTTCGTTCGTTCGGAATTGGCCCATTGTTTCACAGCCGCTTGCTTTGCTGGCAATATTCGCCCTGCTTTGGGGAATTGCGTTCTCGGTGCTACCGAGAACACTCACCGAGCCGAACACACCGTTTATGAGGCTGTGGTTTCTCTTCGTCGGAGCACAAATCAGCGGCATACTGGTTTCGCTGACTGGGCTGCCCGATATGCTGGGAATGCTGTTCTGGGGAGTTCTCTATACCAACGTTGGCTGGGCGGACTTCCAAGGATTGCAGAAACTGGAAGTATTTTGCAG AGAAATGGCACTCATCAACATAATGCTTTTGGCAGGTCTAGGCTTGGACTACGATTCACTGAAGAAACTCTTCCGTTTCATTATGCAACTCACCGTGATCCCGACAGTGGCTGAAGTGGTTGCAATCGCCGTGCTGTCCAAATACCTGCTAGATTTGCCCTGGATGTGGGGCGTTCTTTTGGG CTTGGTAGTGACTGCAATCTCACCGAACGTTGTCGTCACCGTGTTGCTGCGCCTGAAGGAGGAACGTCTCGGCATGAATAAAGGAATTCACACATTAATCATCGCTATGACAAGCTGTAATGATGTTCTAGCAATTTTCCTATTTGGCGTCATTTTGGGGCTGATATTTTCCACTG GTAACCTCACGAGTCAGATACTCCAGGGGCCAATCGGTATCATAATTGGTCTAGTCTTTGGCGGTGGATGTGGTGCTGTCTTACTCTATATTCCTTCCTATCAGGCG AAATACACCAACGGGCTGCGCTTCACGTTTACGATCCTCGCTGGGACACTGTCGGTAGTCGGCAGCAAACTGATTGGATATCCCTCGGCAGGAGCTCTCGGGTGCATTATGACGGCATTCGTTGCCGGGACGGGCTGGAAGAAGCGCATTGATTACGACACCAACGAAGTCGGAATGTATTTGGATTTGCTGTGGAAGTTTCTGAAGCCGGTTTCTTTCTCGTTAATTGGAAAAGAAGTCAACTTTTCGGTGCTTGAGGGCAGCACTGTGCTGTATGGCACTATAACTTTGCTGGTTGCAGTATCG TTCCGTCTCATATTCTCGTACGCATCAACGTTAGGCAGCGATCTAAACTGGAAGGAAAAGGCCTACGTAACATTATCGGGTTTCCCGAAGGCTACCGTTCAGGCGGCCTTGGGTCCAGCTGCACTCGACTTGGCCCGCAGTTTAAACGCAACCGGCGATATACAGAAGGCTCAGACAGTACTGATCGTAACAGTTCTTGCAATCATTTTCACTGCTCCATTAGGTGCACTCTTGATGATAAAACTGGCACCAAAATGGCTGAAGAAGGAACACCCCGAAAATAACGACGTTTGA
- the LOC134205183 gene encoding sodium/hydrogen exchanger 9B2 isoform X1: protein MRYIIGGNTYVYITSVDEPANHQPSTEVAFPVEQFSYSAAGQQQQRPIPSIDLAMSLNKHQQLAHASHDPEETQQINASLHGMGNGLEGQQDGEHAQKRSGKSSFVRNWPIVSQPLALLAIFALLWGIAFSVLPRTLTEPNTPFMRLWFLFVGAQISGILVSLTGLPDMLGMLFWGVLYTNVGWADFQGLQKLEVFCREMALINIMLLAGLGLDYDSLKKLFRFIMQLTVIPTVAEVVAIAVLSKYLLDLPWMWGVLLGLVVTAISPNVVVTVLLRLKEERLGMNKGIHTLIIAMTSCNDVLAIFLFGVILGLIFSTGNLTSQILQGPIGIIIGLVFGGGCGAVLLYIPSYQAKYTNGLRFTFTILAGTLSVVGSKLIGYPSAGALGCIMTAFVAGTGWKKRIDYDTNEVGMYLDLLWKFLKPVSFSLIGKEVNFSVLEGSTVLYGTITLLVAVSFRLIFSYASTLGSDLNWKEKAYVTLSGFPKATVQAALGPAALDLARSLNATGDIQKAQTVLIVTVLAIIFTAPLGALLMIKLAPKWLKKEHPENNDV from the exons TTTACATCACGTCAGTGGACGAGCCCGCCAATCATCAGCCTTCAACGGAAGTAGCCTTCCCGGTGGAACAATTCTCGTATTCGGCAGCCGGACAGCAGCAGCAACGGCCAATTCCTTCCATAGATCTGGCCATGTCTTTGAATAAACATCAACAGCTTGCCCATGCGAGCCACGACCCAGAGGAGACTCAGCAGATAAACGCGTCGTTGCACGGCATGGGTAATGGATTGGAAGGACAACAGGATGGTGAACACGCGCAAAA GCGCTCGGGTAAATCTTCGTTCGTTCGGAATTGGCCCATTGTTTCACAGCCGCTTGCTTTGCTGGCAATATTCGCCCTGCTTTGGGGAATTGCGTTCTCGGTGCTACCGAGAACACTCACCGAGCCGAACACACCGTTTATGAGGCTGTGGTTTCTCTTCGTCGGAGCACAAATCAGCGGCATACTGGTTTCGCTGACTGGGCTGCCCGATATGCTGGGAATGCTGTTCTGGGGAGTTCTCTATACCAACGTTGGCTGGGCGGACTTCCAAGGATTGCAGAAACTGGAAGTATTTTGCAG AGAAATGGCACTCATCAACATAATGCTTTTGGCAGGTCTAGGCTTGGACTACGATTCACTGAAGAAACTCTTCCGTTTCATTATGCAACTCACCGTGATCCCGACAGTGGCTGAAGTGGTTGCAATCGCCGTGCTGTCCAAATACCTGCTAGATTTGCCCTGGATGTGGGGCGTTCTTTTGGG CTTGGTAGTGACTGCAATCTCACCGAACGTTGTCGTCACCGTGTTGCTGCGCCTGAAGGAGGAACGTCTCGGCATGAATAAAGGAATTCACACATTAATCATCGCTATGACAAGCTGTAATGATGTTCTAGCAATTTTCCTATTTGGCGTCATTTTGGGGCTGATATTTTCCACTG GTAACCTCACGAGTCAGATACTCCAGGGGCCAATCGGTATCATAATTGGTCTAGTCTTTGGCGGTGGATGTGGTGCTGTCTTACTCTATATTCCTTCCTATCAGGCG AAATACACCAACGGGCTGCGCTTCACGTTTACGATCCTCGCTGGGACACTGTCGGTAGTCGGCAGCAAACTGATTGGATATCCCTCGGCAGGAGCTCTCGGGTGCATTATGACGGCATTCGTTGCCGGGACGGGCTGGAAGAAGCGCATTGATTACGACACCAACGAAGTCGGAATGTATTTGGATTTGCTGTGGAAGTTTCTGAAGCCGGTTTCTTTCTCGTTAATTGGAAAAGAAGTCAACTTTTCGGTGCTTGAGGGCAGCACTGTGCTGTATGGCACTATAACTTTGCTGGTTGCAGTATCG TTCCGTCTCATATTCTCGTACGCATCAACGTTAGGCAGCGATCTAAACTGGAAGGAAAAGGCCTACGTAACATTATCGGGTTTCCCGAAGGCTACCGTTCAGGCGGCCTTGGGTCCAGCTGCACTCGACTTGGCCCGCAGTTTAAACGCAACCGGCGATATACAGAAGGCTCAGACAGTACTGATCGTAACAGTTCTTGCAATCATTTTCACTGCTCCATTAGGTGCACTCTTGATGATAAAACTGGCACCAAAATGGCTGAAGAAGGAACACCCCGAAAATAACGACGTTTGA
- the LOC134205183 gene encoding sodium/hydrogen exchanger 9B2 isoform X4 — protein sequence MSLNKHQQLAHASHDPEETQQINASLHGMGNGLEGQQDGEHAQKRSGKSSFVRNWPIVSQPLALLAIFALLWGIAFSVLPRTLTEPNTPFMRLWFLFVGAQISGILVSLTGLPDMLGMLFWGVLYTNVGWADFQGLQKLEVFCREMALINIMLLAGLGLDYDSLKKLFRFIMQLTVIPTVAEVVAIAVLSKYLLDLPWMWGVLLGLVVTAISPNVVVTVLLRLKEERLGMNKGIHTLIIAMTSCNDVLAIFLFGVILGLIFSTGNLTSQILQGPIGIIIGLVFGGGCGAVLLYIPSYQAKYTNGLRFTFTILAGTLSVVGSKLIGYPSAGALGCIMTAFVAGTGWKKRIDYDTNEVGMYLDLLWKFLKPVSFSLIGKEVNFSVLEGSTVLYGTITLLVAVSFRLIFSYASTLGSDLNWKEKAYVTLSGFPKATVQAALGPAALDLARSLNATGDIQKAQTVLIVTVLAIIFTAPLGALLMIKLAPKWLKKEHPENNDV from the exons ATGTCTTTGAATAAACATCAACAGCTTGCCCATGCGAGCCACGACCCAGAGGAGACTCAGCAGATAAACGCGTCGTTGCACGGCATGGGTAATGGATTGGAAGGACAACAGGATGGTGAACACGCGCAAAA GCGCTCGGGTAAATCTTCGTTCGTTCGGAATTGGCCCATTGTTTCACAGCCGCTTGCTTTGCTGGCAATATTCGCCCTGCTTTGGGGAATTGCGTTCTCGGTGCTACCGAGAACACTCACCGAGCCGAACACACCGTTTATGAGGCTGTGGTTTCTCTTCGTCGGAGCACAAATCAGCGGCATACTGGTTTCGCTGACTGGGCTGCCCGATATGCTGGGAATGCTGTTCTGGGGAGTTCTCTATACCAACGTTGGCTGGGCGGACTTCCAAGGATTGCAGAAACTGGAAGTATTTTGCAG AGAAATGGCACTCATCAACATAATGCTTTTGGCAGGTCTAGGCTTGGACTACGATTCACTGAAGAAACTCTTCCGTTTCATTATGCAACTCACCGTGATCCCGACAGTGGCTGAAGTGGTTGCAATCGCCGTGCTGTCCAAATACCTGCTAGATTTGCCCTGGATGTGGGGCGTTCTTTTGGG CTTGGTAGTGACTGCAATCTCACCGAACGTTGTCGTCACCGTGTTGCTGCGCCTGAAGGAGGAACGTCTCGGCATGAATAAAGGAATTCACACATTAATCATCGCTATGACAAGCTGTAATGATGTTCTAGCAATTTTCCTATTTGGCGTCATTTTGGGGCTGATATTTTCCACTG GTAACCTCACGAGTCAGATACTCCAGGGGCCAATCGGTATCATAATTGGTCTAGTCTTTGGCGGTGGATGTGGTGCTGTCTTACTCTATATTCCTTCCTATCAGGCG AAATACACCAACGGGCTGCGCTTCACGTTTACGATCCTCGCTGGGACACTGTCGGTAGTCGGCAGCAAACTGATTGGATATCCCTCGGCAGGAGCTCTCGGGTGCATTATGACGGCATTCGTTGCCGGGACGGGCTGGAAGAAGCGCATTGATTACGACACCAACGAAGTCGGAATGTATTTGGATTTGCTGTGGAAGTTTCTGAAGCCGGTTTCTTTCTCGTTAATTGGAAAAGAAGTCAACTTTTCGGTGCTTGAGGGCAGCACTGTGCTGTATGGCACTATAACTTTGCTGGTTGCAGTATCG TTCCGTCTCATATTCTCGTACGCATCAACGTTAGGCAGCGATCTAAACTGGAAGGAAAAGGCCTACGTAACATTATCGGGTTTCCCGAAGGCTACCGTTCAGGCGGCCTTGGGTCCAGCTGCACTCGACTTGGCCCGCAGTTTAAACGCAACCGGCGATATACAGAAGGCTCAGACAGTACTGATCGTAACAGTTCTTGCAATCATTTTCACTGCTCCATTAGGTGCACTCTTGATGATAAAACTGGCACCAAAATGGCTGAAGAAGGAACACCCCGAAAATAACGACGTTTGA